The Hydrogenobacter thermophilus TK-6 genome window below encodes:
- a CDS encoding YdcF family protein, with protein MFFLKKFLSALLLPPGLFVLALLLISFFERKKRLTYYTSVSLALLIYMLSIEPVKDTLLTPLESKYSVPEKFQADAIVVLGGGSYSTGILKEDSMKRLLTALILHKRTGLPIVLSGGAENLPDAEIMKSLLVELGVDKRDIITEVRSRDTEENASYVREICQQRNYKSVVLVTSAYHLPRAVFLFKKEGLSVIPYPTDFKRDLRYNLYSLLPKMSVLNDSVKALREYVALLSLRLPEWLP; from the coding sequence ATGTTTTTCCTCAAAAAGTTTCTTTCTGCCCTCCTTTTGCCACCGGGTCTTTTTGTTTTGGCGCTTCTGCTTATAAGCTTCTTTGAGAGAAAGAAAAGACTTACCTACTACACATCGGTAAGCTTAGCTTTGCTCATTTATATGCTTTCTATAGAACCAGTAAAAGATACCTTGCTAACACCGTTGGAGAGCAAATATTCGGTTCCCGAGAAGTTTCAGGCGGATGCCATAGTTGTCCTTGGGGGAGGGTCTTACTCTACAGGCATTCTCAAGGAAGATTCCATGAAGAGGCTTCTAACGGCGCTGATACTTCATAAAAGGACAGGACTGCCTATTGTACTTTCCGGCGGTGCTGAGAACCTTCCAGATGCTGAGATTATGAAGTCCCTGCTTGTGGAGCTGGGTGTTGATAAAAGAGACATAATAACGGAGGTCAGAAGCAGGGATACGGAGGAGAACGCTTCCTATGTTAGGGAAATATGCCAGCAGAGAAACTATAAAAGCGTAGTCTTGGTGACTTCAGCCTACCATCTTCCAAGAGCTGTGTTTCTTTTTAAAAAAGAAGGTTTAAGTGTAATTCCTTATCCCACTGACTTTAAAAGAGACCTAAGGTACAACCTCTACAGCCTCCTACCCAAGATGAGTGTGCTTAACGATTCTGTCAAGGCTCTAAGAGAGTACGTAGCTCTCCTCAGTCTCAGGCTTCCAGAATGGCTCCCTTAG
- a CDS encoding nickel-dependent hydrogenase large subunit, which translates to MSRLVIDPVTRIEGHLRIEAELEGNRVKSAYSSGTMVRGIEIILKGRDPREAWAFAQRICGVCTTVHAFASIRAVEDALKIKVPRNASLIRKLMIGTLFVHDHVVHFYHLHALDWVNPIQALKADPVKTSELAQKLSDYEKSSPSYFKEVQDKIRQQVERKQLGIFSRGYWDHPDYRLPPEANLMAVAHYLDALNWQTKIVQVHTIFGGKNPHPNFVVGGMACPIDLQSDTAINMDKLGRIKSLIDSMIEFVEKVYLPDLIAIASFYKDWFEKGEGVKNFLVLGEPEGDSHREGKFFIPPTFIRDRNLENYEDVDYSKIEEYVTHSYYKYSVGDERGLHPFEGETVLHYTGPEPPYQQLNVEGKYSWLKAPRYRGLPAEVGPLARILALYARDEHGARELVNSYLSKLGLPVNALYSTMGRTLARGIETYIYAHAIRSYYDQLVQNVKSGDSTTFNGEKWEPSTWEKDAKGLGLMEAPRGSLSHWVHIKDGKIANYQAVVPTTWNGSPRDAKGQPSPYEASLVGHELVNPKEPLEIIRTIHSFDPCLACAVHLYSDTEDTIIKIT; encoded by the coding sequence ATGAGCAGGTTAGTGATAGACCCTGTAACGAGGATAGAGGGGCACCTAAGAATAGAGGCGGAGCTTGAAGGAAACAGGGTTAAGTCTGCCTACTCTTCAGGCACTATGGTAAGGGGCATAGAGATAATACTGAAGGGTAGGGACCCGAGGGAAGCCTGGGCTTTTGCTCAGAGGATATGCGGAGTCTGTACAACGGTACATGCCTTTGCATCCATAAGGGCTGTGGAGGATGCTTTAAAAATAAAAGTTCCCAGAAACGCTTCCCTGATTAGAAAACTCATGATAGGCACACTTTTTGTGCACGACCATGTGGTGCACTTTTACCACCTTCACGCACTTGACTGGGTCAATCCTATACAGGCGCTGAAAGCTGACCCTGTAAAAACCTCAGAGCTTGCTCAAAAACTCTCGGATTACGAAAAGTCCTCACCTTCCTACTTTAAAGAGGTGCAGGATAAAATACGTCAGCAGGTTGAGAGAAAACAGCTTGGTATCTTCAGCAGGGGCTACTGGGACCATCCTGATTACAGACTGCCACCTGAGGCCAATCTCATGGCGGTAGCCCACTATCTGGATGCTCTTAACTGGCAGACCAAAATAGTTCAGGTCCACACCATCTTTGGTGGTAAGAACCCTCACCCCAACTTTGTGGTAGGCGGTATGGCTTGTCCCATAGACCTTCAGAGCGATACAGCCATAAACATGGACAAGCTTGGGAGGATAAAGAGCCTCATAGACTCTATGATAGAATTCGTGGAGAAGGTATACCTGCCAGACCTTATAGCTATAGCAAGCTTTTATAAAGACTGGTTTGAAAAGGGTGAGGGTGTGAAAAACTTTCTGGTCCTTGGAGAGCCTGAAGGCGACTCCCACAGGGAAGGTAAGTTCTTTATCCCTCCCACTTTTATAAGGGATAGGAATTTGGAGAATTACGAAGATGTGGACTATTCTAAGATAGAGGAGTATGTAACTCACAGCTATTACAAGTACTCGGTGGGGGACGAGAGAGGTCTTCATCCCTTTGAAGGTGAAACTGTCTTACACTACACAGGTCCTGAGCCACCTTATCAACAGCTCAATGTGGAAGGCAAATACAGCTGGCTGAAGGCACCGAGATACAGGGGACTCCCTGCCGAAGTGGGACCCCTTGCGAGGATTTTGGCTTTATACGCGAGGGATGAGCATGGTGCAAGAGAGCTGGTAAACTCTTACCTTTCAAAACTTGGACTTCCTGTAAATGCTCTGTACTCTACCATGGGCAGAACTCTGGCAAGGGGTATAGAAACATACATCTACGCTCACGCAATAAGGAGCTATTATGACCAGCTTGTGCAGAATGTAAAATCCGGAGACTCCACCACCTTTAATGGGGAGAAGTGGGAGCCCTCTACATGGGAAAAGGATGCGAAAGGTTTAGGTCTCATGGAAGCACCAAGGGGATCTCTCTCTCACTGGGTTCATATAAAGGATGGTAAGATAGCCAACTATCAGGCTGTAGTTCCCACTACATGGAATGGCTCTCCAAGGGATGCTAAAGGACAACCATCACCTTACGAGGCTTCGCTTGTGGGGCACGAGCTTGTAAATCCAAAAGAACCATTGGAAATAATAAGAACTATTCACTCTTTTGACCCATGCCTTGCCTGTGCTGTGCACCTTTACTCGGATACGGAAGATACCATAATCAAGATAACATAG
- the bioA gene encoding adenosylmethionine--8-amino-7-oxononanoate transaminase, whose product MLDFETLDRWDKEYFWHPFTQMKVYREEENLIFEKGEGVYLYDIKGRKFIDAISSLWCNVHGHNHPKLNKAIIDQLQKVAHTTTLGSSNVPAILLAKKLIEIAPEGLTKVFYSEDGAEAVEIAIKLAYQYWRNKGERRKTFITLSEAYHGDTIGAVSIGGIDLFHGTYKDLLFETLKLPSPYLYCKERYGKLCDECRDELLSMVEEILKERGEDVVAVSLEAGIQAAAGMLPFPKGFLKGVRELARKYNTLLIVDEVATGFGRTGSMFYCQQEGVSPDFMCLGKGLTGGYLPLAATLTTQEVFEAFLGEFGEKKHFYHGHTYTGNNLACAVALANLEVFEEEKTLEKLQPKIEYLTRRLKEFWELKHVGDVRQLGFMAGIELVKDKEKGEPFPYGERTGFKVAYRCREMGVFLRPLGDVMVLMMPLVISYEEIDRVINALKQAISFLS is encoded by the coding sequence ATGCTTGACTTTGAGACCTTAGATAGGTGGGACAAAGAGTACTTCTGGCATCCCTTTACCCAGATGAAGGTTTACAGAGAGGAGGAAAACCTCATATTTGAAAAGGGAGAAGGGGTTTATCTTTACGACATAAAAGGAAGAAAGTTTATAGATGCTATATCTTCTCTTTGGTGCAATGTGCATGGGCACAATCACCCCAAGCTAAATAAAGCCATAATTGACCAGCTTCAAAAAGTGGCTCATACTACCACCTTAGGCTCTTCCAATGTACCAGCTATACTTCTGGCAAAAAAGCTTATAGAAATAGCTCCAGAAGGTCTTACCAAGGTTTTCTACTCTGAGGACGGTGCGGAAGCTGTAGAAATTGCCATAAAGCTCGCTTACCAGTACTGGAGAAACAAGGGAGAAAGAAGGAAAACCTTCATAACCCTCTCGGAAGCTTATCACGGTGATACTATAGGGGCTGTCAGCATAGGGGGTATAGACCTCTTTCACGGCACTTACAAGGATTTACTTTTTGAAACTCTAAAACTTCCCTCCCCTTATCTCTACTGTAAGGAAAGATACGGCAAGCTCTGCGACGAGTGCAGGGATGAGCTTCTTAGTATGGTGGAAGAAATTCTGAAAGAAAGGGGTGAGGATGTGGTGGCAGTCAGTCTGGAGGCTGGCATTCAGGCAGCGGCGGGCATGCTACCATTCCCCAAGGGCTTTTTAAAGGGTGTTAGGGAGCTAGCAAGAAAATACAACACTCTGCTTATTGTGGACGAGGTGGCAACAGGTTTTGGAAGGACTGGCTCTATGTTCTACTGCCAGCAGGAGGGGGTAAGTCCAGACTTTATGTGTCTGGGCAAGGGTCTCACAGGGGGATACCTGCCTCTTGCAGCAACGCTGACCACACAGGAGGTCTTTGAGGCTTTTCTGGGAGAATTTGGCGAGAAGAAGCACTTTTATCACGGACACACTTACACGGGCAACAATCTTGCCTGCGCCGTAGCTCTTGCCAACCTTGAGGTATTTGAAGAGGAAAAAACTTTAGAAAAGCTCCAGCCTAAGATAGAGTATCTGACCAGAAGGCTAAAGGAATTCTGGGAGCTAAAGCATGTGGGTGATGTGCGTCAGCTTGGGTTTATGGCTGGCATAGAGCTGGTAAAAGACAAAGAAAAGGGAGAGCCTTTCCCTTATGGAGAGCGAACGGGCTTTAAGGTAGCCTACAGGTGCAGGGAGATGGGGGTTTTTCTGAGACCTCTGGGGGATGTGATGGTGCTGATGATGCCCCTGGTTATATCTTACGAGGAGATAGACAGGGTAATAAATGCGCTAAAACAAGCCATAAGCTTCCTCTCATGA
- a CDS encoding (Fe-S)-binding protein, translated as MLVESKEEIGQEEIEKFYEFCKKSINTEVASYLEACVRCGICAEACLFYMGENVSGRIDPTLTPAYKADLLRDIYKENYTFVGRIKRLLGFGVKITPEDLREQIKLAFYTCTNCDRCTKACPMGIDTPKLVSIVRGALTYAGLTPKDLADATNLSVEKGSPLGVDIPTFLKRIEFISEEYEVEMPVDKRPSEYLYIPSSIELMKFPSSVASAAKVLNSSGVSWTLSTVAHEATNFGLFAQSKEVTKEMIRRVLEGAKELEVKYIIAPECGHAYQSMRFIAPNVFPKEWKFEVLNIVEFIDRMIKEGKLTIKRKVLKERATLHDSCQIGRRGGVLREPRKILSIIAENFKDSVVIPEHNICCGGGGGVLVIKDADYYRQKGFISKMTLFDKAGAKTIVCYCANCMLALNMGTQELKRDYKFVSIVDLVAEAIKEEEG; from the coding sequence ATGCTTGTAGAATCAAAGGAAGAGATAGGTCAGGAGGAGATAGAGAAGTTTTACGAATTTTGCAAAAAGAGCATAAATACAGAAGTGGCTTCATACTTAGAAGCTTGTGTAAGATGCGGGATATGTGCAGAAGCATGTCTCTTTTACATGGGTGAGAATGTATCTGGGAGGATAGACCCCACACTGACGCCAGCTTATAAGGCGGACCTGCTCAGGGACATATACAAGGAAAATTACACTTTTGTAGGTAGGATAAAGCGTTTACTTGGTTTTGGAGTAAAGATCACACCAGAGGACTTAAGAGAGCAGATAAAGCTCGCCTTTTATACATGTACCAACTGTGATAGATGCACGAAGGCATGCCCTATGGGTATAGATACGCCAAAGCTTGTAAGCATAGTGAGGGGAGCCTTAACTTACGCTGGACTTACCCCCAAGGACCTTGCGGATGCTACAAACCTTTCAGTAGAGAAGGGGAGTCCTCTTGGTGTGGACATTCCCACTTTTCTCAAAAGGATAGAGTTCATATCCGAGGAGTACGAGGTGGAGATGCCTGTTGATAAAAGACCTTCCGAGTATCTTTACATACCATCATCCATTGAGCTTATGAAGTTTCCCTCCTCCGTTGCCTCCGCCGCAAAAGTCTTAAACAGTTCTGGTGTGAGCTGGACTCTCTCCACAGTTGCTCACGAAGCCACAAACTTTGGATTGTTCGCTCAGAGTAAAGAAGTTACTAAGGAGATGATAAGAAGAGTTTTGGAAGGCGCGAAGGAGTTAGAAGTTAAGTATATAATCGCTCCGGAGTGTGGACATGCCTACCAATCTATGAGATTTATCGCTCCCAATGTATTCCCAAAAGAATGGAAGTTTGAGGTGCTGAACATAGTGGAGTTCATAGACAGAATGATAAAGGAAGGAAAGCTTACTATAAAAAGGAAGGTTCTGAAGGAGAGAGCAACCCTTCATGACTCCTGCCAGATAGGCAGAAGGGGTGGCGTTCTAAGAGAGCCTAGAAAGATACTGAGCATAATAGCAGAAAACTTTAAAGATTCCGTTGTTATACCGGAGCATAACATATGCTGTGGTGGTGGGGGTGGAGTGCTTGTCATAAAGGATGCGGACTACTATAGACAGAAGGGTTTTATATCCAAAATGACTCTCTTTGATAAGGCAGGCGCAAAGACCATAGTATGTTACTGTGCTAACTGTATGCTTGCCCTCAATATGGGTACTCAGGAGCTAAAAAGGGATTACAAGTTCGTGAGCATAGTAGACCTTGTAGCGGAAGCTATAAAGGAGGAGGAAGGATGA
- a CDS encoding MotA/TolQ/ExbB proton channel family protein, giving the protein MDMIFDLLQKGGFAVYVLLFLSLVSWALIIERLINLRAGSILSKSVKDVKSLLAGGDIEGALKLLSLDNSPAGGILYRMLEEYKGGKVDKRTLLNDLSFEVSLLVPKVEKNLALLSTIASVSPLIGLFGTITGLIKVFSAFAVAQTEQGIALLAAGISEALVSAATGLAVAIPALLAYWVFRIIGNSVLDRVEAELSEALRVLK; this is encoded by the coding sequence ATGGACATGATATTTGACCTCTTACAGAAGGGAGGATTTGCGGTTTATGTGCTTCTCTTTCTATCCTTAGTCTCTTGGGCTTTGATAATTGAGAGGCTTATAAACCTAAGAGCTGGAAGCATCCTCTCCAAGTCGGTTAAAGACGTAAAATCACTTCTTGCCGGCGGTGATATAGAGGGTGCGCTAAAGCTTCTCTCTTTGGATAACTCTCCAGCAGGTGGCATATTATACCGCATGCTGGAGGAGTATAAGGGTGGTAAGGTGGACAAAAGGACGCTTTTAAATGATTTAAGTTTTGAAGTTTCCCTGCTGGTTCCCAAGGTGGAGAAGAACCTGGCATTGCTCTCTACCATAGCAAGCGTTTCACCTCTCATAGGTCTTTTTGGAACCATAACCGGCTTGATAAAGGTCTTTTCAGCTTTTGCGGTAGCTCAAACAGAGCAGGGAATAGCCCTGCTTGCTGCGGGTATAAGCGAGGCGCTTGTATCTGCGGCAACGGGTCTTGCGGTTGCCATCCCAGCCTTGCTGGCTTACTGGGTCTTTAGGATAATAGGCAACAGTGTGCTCGATAGGGTTGAAGCTGAACTTTCGGAAGCTCTGAGGGTCTTAAAATGA
- a CDS encoding ExbD/TolR family protein has translation MRRRRLSYDERAYIDVVPLVDTLLAVFLFLAILAFQSPMTFLAVKLPFAQEGEKKVLSTMRVQVLKDGSYMYEGKKVSLEELDKQMQTKQPGSLVIEADEDTLHKFVVALMDIAKKEKVQDVIIATRTRR, from the coding sequence ATGAGAAGGAGAAGGCTCAGTTATGATGAGAGGGCATACATAGATGTGGTGCCTCTGGTGGATACACTGCTTGCTGTATTTCTCTTTTTAGCCATACTTGCCTTCCAATCACCCATGACCTTCCTTGCGGTAAAGCTACCCTTTGCCCAGGAGGGAGAAAAAAAAGTGCTCTCAACCATGAGGGTGCAGGTTTTAAAGGACGGCTCTTACATGTACGAGGGTAAGAAGGTGAGCCTTGAGGAACTGGATAAGCAAATGCAAACAAAACAACCCGGCTCCTTAGTTATAGAAGCTGACGAGGACACACTTCACAAGTTTGTGGTAGCTTTGATGGACATAGCCAAAAAGGAAAAAGTTCAGGATGTTATCATAGCTACAAGAACCAGAAGGTGA
- a CDS encoding biotin--[acetyl-CoA-carboxylase] ligase: MSRFYSLVWLEEVSSTQDWLKEKSINCVVVARRQTKGRGRYGRSWQSDEGGLYFSFPLTETFKDEQTLPLAIALSVCQMLEDYGFLASIKWVNDVYIGGKKICGILVEKTKDRTLIGIGLNVNQKRFTESLQATSLLLVSGREYHLADVLLKLLDRIDKNLDLLKERGFQVLREEVKKRLLFLGEEVVLYTDPPTVGILADLSPEGYLVLMTAQGEKKVVSGDITLRGTMLS, encoded by the coding sequence ATGAGCAGGTTTTACTCTCTTGTGTGGCTTGAAGAGGTAAGCTCCACGCAGGACTGGCTCAAGGAAAAGAGTATTAACTGCGTAGTGGTGGCAAGAAGGCAGACAAAAGGGAGAGGAAGGTACGGAAGAAGCTGGCAGTCGGATGAGGGTGGGCTATACTTTAGCTTCCCGCTTACCGAAACCTTTAAAGACGAGCAAACTCTACCCTTAGCGATAGCTCTTTCTGTGTGCCAGATGCTTGAGGACTATGGCTTTCTGGCAAGCATCAAGTGGGTAAACGATGTTTATATTGGTGGCAAAAAGATATGTGGCATCTTAGTTGAAAAGACAAAAGACAGAACTTTGATAGGTATAGGTCTAAATGTGAATCAAAAGAGATTTACCGAGAGCTTGCAGGCAACATCCTTACTTTTGGTATCGGGCAGAGAATATCATTTGGCTGATGTGCTTTTAAAGCTTCTTGACAGGATAGATAAAAACCTTGACCTTTTGAAAGAAAGGGGATTTCAAGTCCTTAGAGAGGAAGTTAAAAAAAGGCTTCTATTTTTGGGTGAGGAGGTTGTCCTTTACACGGACCCTCCCACCGTTGGCATACTCGCAGACCTCTCTCCGGAGGGCTACCTTGTCCTCATGACCGCTCAAGGAGAGAAAAAAGTGGTGAGCGGGGACATAACACTGAGGGGCACTATGTTATCTTGA
- the ilvD gene encoding dihydroxy-acid dehydratase, with amino-acid sequence MWRSDKVKKGIERSPHRALLRACGLSDEDFDKPLIGIANSYIDIIPGHVHLREFVKPIKDEVRKAGGVPIEFNVIGVDDGIAMGHYGMHYSLPSRELIADSIETVVEAHQLDALICIPNCDKIVPGMLMATARLNIPTIFISGGPMLAGEVNGKKVDLISVFEGIGQLKAGKIDEGQLKVIEEHACPTCGSCSGMFTANSMNCITEVLGLGLPGNGTIPAVDPRRELLARAAARQIMELLKRDIKPRDILTIEAFDNAFAVDIAMGGSSNTILHLLAIANEAGISYPLSRINEISRRTPNICKISPSSEYHIQDLDAVGGIPSLLKELIRGGYLPHPDAMTVSLKTHKEIAEEAPDADGSVIRRVEDPYSKEGGIAILFGNLAPEGSVVKTAGVDPNMLTFRGRAICFDSEEEAIEGILGGKVKPGHVVVIRYEGPKGGPGMREMLSPTSAIMGMGLGDKVALITDGRFSGGTRGACVGHISPEAAAGGPIGVVKDGDEILIDIPNRKIELLISQEELKRRLENFVPKTKEVKSSWLRRYIRFVTSASKGAILEA; translated from the coding sequence ATGTGGAGAAGTGATAAGGTAAAAAAGGGAATAGAAAGATCGCCTCACAGGGCTTTGCTAAGAGCTTGCGGGCTTTCTGACGAGGACTTTGACAAGCCTCTTATCGGCATAGCTAACTCTTACATAGACATCATACCAGGACATGTGCACCTGAGGGAGTTTGTAAAACCTATCAAGGATGAGGTCAGGAAGGCAGGAGGTGTCCCTATAGAGTTCAATGTGATAGGTGTGGATGACGGTATAGCAATGGGACACTATGGCATGCACTACTCTCTTCCTTCGAGGGAGCTTATAGCGGACTCCATAGAGACGGTGGTGGAAGCTCACCAACTTGATGCTCTTATATGCATACCCAACTGTGACAAGATAGTTCCCGGTATGCTTATGGCTACCGCAAGGCTCAACATTCCCACCATATTCATCAGCGGTGGTCCTATGCTGGCGGGTGAGGTAAATGGCAAAAAAGTGGACCTCATAAGCGTCTTTGAAGGTATAGGACAGCTAAAGGCTGGGAAGATAGACGAAGGGCAGTTAAAGGTTATAGAGGAGCACGCTTGTCCCACATGCGGTAGCTGTTCGGGCATGTTTACCGCCAACTCCATGAACTGTATAACGGAAGTATTGGGACTTGGACTTCCCGGCAATGGCACCATTCCAGCGGTGGACCCTCGCAGGGAGCTTCTGGCAAGAGCTGCAGCAAGGCAGATAATGGAGCTTCTCAAAAGGGACATAAAACCAAGAGACATACTAACCATAGAAGCCTTTGACAACGCCTTTGCGGTGGACATAGCCATGGGGGGCTCTTCCAACACCATCCTTCACCTTTTGGCTATAGCCAACGAGGCTGGCATCAGCTATCCCCTCTCAAGGATAAACGAGATATCCAGAAGAACGCCCAACATATGCAAGATTTCTCCCTCTTCCGAGTACCACATACAGGACCTGGACGCGGTGGGAGGAATACCTTCTCTGCTCAAAGAACTCATAAGGGGTGGATACCTGCCCCATCCTGATGCCATGACGGTAAGCCTCAAAACTCACAAAGAAATAGCAGAGGAAGCCCCAGATGCTGACGGAAGCGTCATAAGAAGAGTGGAAGACCCTTACTCTAAGGAGGGAGGTATTGCCATACTCTTTGGAAATTTAGCTCCGGAGGGTTCGGTTGTGAAAACCGCAGGTGTTGATCCCAATATGCTGACCTTCAGGGGCAGAGCCATATGCTTTGACTCGGAGGAGGAAGCCATAGAGGGCATACTGGGTGGAAAGGTAAAGCCAGGGCACGTGGTAGTTATAAGGTATGAAGGACCAAAAGGCGGTCCGGGCATGAGGGAGATGCTCTCACCCACATCAGCCATAATGGGTATGGGGCTTGGTGATAAGGTGGCTCTCATAACTGACGGGAGATTTTCTGGAGGCACAAGGGGCGCGTGCGTGGGGCATATTTCCCCAGAAGCTGCAGCCGGAGGACCCATAGGCGTGGTGAAAGACGGCGATGAGATACTCATAGACATTCCCAACAGAAAAATAGAGCTTTTGATAAGCCAGGAGGAGCTAAAGAGGAGGTTGGAAAACTTCGTGCCAAAGACGAAGGAAGTAAAGAGTTCATGGCTCAGAAGGTACATAAGGTTTGTCACCTCCGCTTCTAAGGGAGCCATTCTGGAAGCCTGA
- a CDS encoding hydrogenase small subunit — translation MESLYHIYRRRGYTRRDFLKSVLLLSAVLGFPPTSFGQAVKALELKPKPVVIWLEFQDCAGCTESFIRSTSILPSDVLLDYISLEYHETLMSPSGFYAEEAKREAIEKYKGKYILIVEGSVSPRNKGVYCTVSGKSNVELLKEAAQNAGLVIAVGSCASWGGIPHAEPNPTGAVPVSQILGDRQVVNIPGCPPISDVMVAVIAGFVITGKPPELDSMGRPKTFYGQTIHDRCYRRPFYNAGKLAGSFDDESARKGYCLYKLGCKGPITRNACATIRWNGGLSFPIQSGHPCFGCSEPNFWDRGFIYSPLSVVEGGFGWKGILAGVATGVALGAASAAINKKFREK, via the coding sequence ATGGAAAGCCTCTACCACATATACAGGCGGAGGGGTTACACCAGGAGAGATTTTTTAAAATCAGTTCTTCTTCTCAGCGCAGTTTTGGGTTTTCCTCCCACCTCTTTCGGTCAGGCGGTTAAAGCTCTTGAGTTAAAGCCTAAACCTGTAGTCATATGGCTTGAGTTTCAGGACTGTGCGGGATGCACCGAGTCTTTTATCAGAAGCACCAGCATACTACCCTCGGATGTGCTTTTGGATTACATCTCTCTTGAGTATCACGAGACTCTGATGTCACCTTCAGGCTTTTATGCAGAGGAGGCAAAGAGGGAAGCTATAGAAAAATACAAAGGTAAATACATACTCATAGTTGAAGGGTCTGTATCTCCTAGGAACAAGGGTGTTTACTGCACAGTATCGGGAAAATCTAATGTGGAGCTTCTTAAAGAAGCAGCGCAGAATGCTGGACTGGTAATAGCAGTAGGTAGCTGTGCAAGCTGGGGAGGCATTCCTCATGCTGAACCCAATCCTACAGGAGCAGTTCCTGTTAGCCAGATTCTTGGAGACAGACAGGTGGTAAACATACCCGGCTGTCCACCCATAAGCGATGTGATGGTGGCGGTTATAGCGGGTTTTGTGATAACTGGAAAACCTCCAGAGCTTGACAGTATGGGAAGACCAAAGACCTTTTATGGACAGACAATACACGACAGGTGCTACAGAAGACCCTTCTACAATGCAGGCAAGTTAGCCGGTTCCTTTGACGACGAGAGTGCAAGGAAAGGATACTGCCTGTACAAACTGGGCTGTAAGGGTCCAATAACGAGAAACGCCTGCGCAACTATAAGGTGGAATGGAGGTCTCAGCTTTCCCATTCAGTCAGGCCACCCTTGCTTTGGATGTTCTGAGCCAAACTTCTGGGATAGGGGCTTTATATACTCTCCCCTGTCTGTGGTAGAGGGGGGTTTTGGCTGGAAGGGGATTCTTGCAGGTGTTGCCACAGGTGTTGCTTTAGGTGCAGCTTCCGCTGCCATAAACAAAAAGTTCAGGGAGAAGTAA
- a CDS encoding TRC40/GET3/ArsA family transport-energizing ATPase — MRIILFSGKGGVGKTTISAATAYRLSQLGYKTIVVSLDPAHSLGDAFDIPESEKVKAKGLPIKINEKLYIQEIDIQEELDRYWGDVYRFLELLFNTTGLDQVVSEELAVLPGMEEVTSLLYVNKYYREKEFDVLVLDLPPTGESLRFVSMPTVLKWYMKKVFNVERTILKVARPVARRLTDVPLPDDSYFQALENFYEKLKGVDEILIDPETTSVRIVANPEKMVLKESQRAFMYFNLFGVNVDAVIINKVLSPELEGCEHLSRWVLTQKKYLNEMSALFAPVPIFRVPLLEDEVVGPERLSILASMIYGDTDPSRVLFKEKPYEFVQEGNRYLVKLRAPFLTKEGLTVLKSDGEITIRWRNFKSHIMLPRKLRNYDPVGAKIDKGYLIIELVSEKISS, encoded by the coding sequence ATGAGAATAATCCTGTTTTCCGGCAAGGGTGGAGTTGGGAAAACCACCATATCCGCCGCTACCGCTTACAGGCTCTCTCAGTTGGGCTACAAGACTATAGTGGTATCTTTGGACCCAGCTCACAGTCTGGGGGATGCTTTTGACATTCCGGAGAGCGAAAAGGTAAAGGCTAAGGGACTTCCCATAAAGATAAACGAAAAGCTATACATACAGGAGATAGACATACAGGAGGAGTTAGATAGGTATTGGGGGGATGTTTACAGGTTTCTGGAGCTTCTTTTCAACACAACTGGGCTTGACCAGGTGGTTTCGGAAGAGTTGGCGGTGCTTCCCGGCATGGAGGAGGTTACCAGTCTTCTTTATGTGAACAAGTATTACAGGGAGAAGGAGTTTGACGTGCTTGTGCTGGACCTTCCACCCACCGGCGAGTCTCTGCGCTTTGTCTCCATGCCTACGGTTCTCAAGTGGTATATGAAGAAGGTCTTTAACGTAGAAAGGACTATACTAAAGGTGGCAAGACCAGTAGCCAGAAGGCTTACAGATGTGCCCCTGCCCGATGACTCTTACTTTCAGGCTCTTGAAAACTTCTATGAGAAGCTAAAAGGAGTGGATGAGATTCTCATAGACCCAGAGACCACATCGGTGAGAATAGTGGCAAATCCAGAAAAGATGGTGCTGAAAGAGAGCCAAAGAGCTTTTATGTACTTCAACCTCTTTGGTGTGAACGTGGATGCAGTTATTATCAACAAAGTGCTGTCTCCTGAGCTGGAAGGGTGCGAGCATCTATCCAGGTGGGTGCTGACTCAGAAAAAGTACCTTAATGAGATGTCCGCGCTGTTTGCACCTGTACCTATATTCAGGGTTCCCCTGCTGGAGGACGAGGTGGTGGGTCCTGAAAGACTTAGCATACTTGCCAGTATGATATATGGGGATACAGACCCATCAAGGGTGCTGTTCAAAGAAAAGCCCTACGAGTTTGTGCAGGAAGGAAACAGGTATCTGGTTAAACTCAGAGCGCCCTTCCTCACAAAGGAGGGGCTTACAGTTCTTAAGAGCGACGGAGAGATCACCATAAGGTGGAGAAACTTCAAAAGCCACATAATGCTACCCAGAAAGCTCAGAAATTATGACCCAGTTGGAGCTAAGATAGACAAAGGCTATCTCATCATAGAGCTTGTCAGCGAAAAAATCTCATCTTGA